From a region of the Falsibacillus albus genome:
- a CDS encoding S8 family peptidase, whose protein sequence is MNKWTRGLMAAGLSAGIAVSGVNNIPQNVLAKGSETYQAASLLEKNPLVAGNQYNKDHQAISDDTLVIKYTRPFSYGEYTKAGTQLLQVVPELNYAIVKVLDKSKFQNSILYFQKSAKTVSVKPSAMYTPLSIGDPKADIQYMHQMLHTSEAQKLAGKNKVVVAVVDQGVDPNHPELASNLLPSYNAVNPMNQGMPDFHGTHVAGIIAAKKDNGIGGFGINPNVKILSIDVFNRSWGASDFSIAQGILTAVKKGANIINLSLGGPVDSPIIREAVEEAIKKNIVVVAAAGNSGDETVDYPAAYEGVISVGSVNSQKQLSDFSSYGPSVDLVAPGEDIYSTLYDYEKKSTFASMSGTSMAAPVVSGAASLLLSKYPKLSPAQVEYILEHTADDLGAKGFDVKYGYGLINLVKALKFNTKNIPSLLNNKSSVAEKIKRAVPLKGAAVEKGAFVKPFDEKLYKMDVKEGQQIQVNLSCSQQYDYKMELHFVSNDQDQTVKVNDVREGKEEGKMIKAPFSGTLLISVNDVNGRYDDSKARKSQYQLNVSVNNQELEDESSLETPIEVENLPYNSASTPLHFLKDDGDDDYFHLTVKESQMVKVNLSGVAGVDSNLSVFTAEQLGLGNDALPDEGMAEKADMGMEEHSIEPLYYQNSEGIGEGETLVFRADPDMDYYVKASNNPNDYFGGYDYYQNPQMEKVEASSSLNPYSLKIEGKVVPEDEDVFPYDGAAGDDGMDNPGEKGLATQRIKIASQSNMEETNPEADFVQMLQDQAMDYQLGDEASGYLQSRDDEDWLQIGADESGLYQFNINPSSSERPLVEIYQLVQPHEDEEDAAPYLQLVGENVRRGWSNAEVSPVLYTVLEQGKQYFVKITFDYISGSLPFDGYSITSKKAAGNVLDRYESNDEFQDAKNLPGASFTANFAKANDQDMYYYTAQKEAIMGVTIDRGTAVKSLKDKFPSDLFAPFYGVAAVLEDVNNNHKLDEEENQTVQVVDHITAEGFTYGSVKVEKGKHYFVVVSGYLDSDLPFTLTPYKFHFSPVNEKDEDKGAVIKNNSSNKPLKLNKVTSRLYTKAGYLNSGVPYGDEDWYGIAVPKKSNVKIRLITGMEVDGTISIYQNGKLIKEADYYPSGDDEIISLPLNKGSYQIKVRDAAGNSSIDPYLLKVYFGK, encoded by the coding sequence TTGAATAAATGGACTAGGGGTTTAATGGCTGCCGGGTTGTCGGCAGGAATTGCTGTTAGCGGGGTGAACAATATACCGCAAAATGTTTTGGCAAAAGGAAGCGAAACCTATCAAGCGGCTTCATTATTGGAGAAAAATCCATTGGTAGCAGGAAACCAATATAATAAAGATCATCAAGCTATCAGTGACGATACGCTGGTAATCAAATATACGAGGCCATTTTCTTATGGGGAGTACACAAAAGCGGGGACGCAGCTGCTTCAGGTCGTGCCTGAATTGAACTATGCAATCGTCAAGGTACTTGATAAAAGCAAGTTTCAAAATAGCATCCTTTACTTTCAAAAAAGCGCAAAAACCGTATCGGTGAAGCCAAGTGCGATGTATACTCCTCTATCAATCGGCGATCCAAAAGCGGATATTCAGTATATGCATCAAATGCTCCACACCTCTGAAGCACAAAAGCTGGCAGGAAAGAACAAGGTAGTCGTTGCAGTCGTCGACCAGGGAGTCGATCCGAATCACCCTGAATTGGCATCAAACCTCCTGCCAAGCTATAATGCCGTCAATCCAATGAATCAGGGAATGCCGGATTTTCATGGGACCCATGTGGCAGGGATCATCGCAGCGAAGAAGGATAATGGGATTGGCGGGTTTGGGATCAATCCGAATGTGAAAATCCTGTCGATCGACGTCTTCAACCGAAGCTGGGGTGCAAGTGATTTCTCCATTGCCCAAGGGATTCTGACAGCTGTGAAAAAAGGGGCGAATATTATTAACTTAAGTCTCGGCGGGCCGGTCGATTCTCCGATCATCAGGGAGGCGGTGGAAGAGGCAATCAAGAAGAATATCGTCGTTGTTGCAGCAGCAGGAAACTCTGGAGATGAAACAGTCGATTACCCTGCTGCCTACGAAGGTGTGATCAGCGTAGGATCCGTTAATAGCCAAAAGCAGCTATCCGACTTTTCTTCCTATGGTCCTTCCGTAGATTTAGTGGCGCCTGGTGAGGATATATACAGCACGCTTTATGACTATGAAAAAAAATCAACATTTGCGAGCATGAGCGGGACATCAATGGCCGCTCCGGTCGTTTCTGGGGCTGCATCCCTGTTGTTGTCAAAATATCCGAAGCTGTCCCCTGCACAGGTGGAATATATTTTAGAGCATACGGCCGATGATTTAGGGGCAAAGGGATTTGATGTGAAATACGGGTATGGATTGATTAACCTTGTCAAAGCATTGAAATTTAATACCAAGAATATCCCTTCATTATTGAACAATAAATCAAGTGTGGCAGAAAAGATCAAGAGAGCCGTTCCGTTGAAAGGAGCTGCTGTCGAGAAAGGGGCGTTTGTAAAACCTTTCGATGAGAAGCTTTATAAGATGGATGTAAAAGAAGGGCAGCAAATCCAAGTGAATTTGAGCTGCTCACAGCAATATGATTATAAGATGGAACTCCATTTCGTCTCGAATGATCAAGATCAGACGGTCAAGGTCAATGATGTCAGGGAAGGAAAGGAAGAAGGCAAAATGATCAAGGCGCCTTTTTCTGGGACATTGCTCATCAGTGTCAATGACGTGAATGGCCGCTATGATGATTCGAAAGCGAGAAAGTCTCAATATCAATTGAATGTATCGGTAAATAATCAAGAGTTAGAGGATGAATCCAGCCTGGAAACTCCGATTGAAGTTGAAAATCTACCATATAATAGCGCAAGCACACCATTGCATTTTTTGAAGGATGACGGCGACGATGATTATTTTCATTTAACAGTGAAGGAATCACAAATGGTCAAAGTCAATTTATCAGGTGTAGCCGGGGTGGATTCTAACCTTAGTGTGTTCACTGCAGAACAGCTTGGGCTTGGAAATGACGCGCTCCCTGATGAAGGAATGGCGGAAAAAGCAGACATGGGAATGGAAGAACATAGTATCGAACCTCTTTATTATCAAAACTCCGAAGGCATCGGTGAAGGGGAAACACTTGTTTTCCGTGCGGACCCGGATATGGATTATTATGTGAAGGCATCCAACAACCCGAATGATTATTTTGGAGGGTATGACTATTATCAAAATCCGCAAATGGAAAAGGTAGAGGCATCATCATCACTTAACCCGTATTCGCTGAAGATCGAAGGAAAGGTAGTGCCTGAAGATGAGGATGTATTTCCTTATGATGGAGCTGCTGGCGATGATGGTATGGACAATCCAGGGGAAAAAGGGTTGGCCACGCAGCGGATAAAGATAGCCTCACAATCTAATATGGAAGAAACCAATCCAGAAGCAGACTTCGTCCAGATGCTGCAAGATCAAGCGATGGATTATCAGTTAGGGGATGAAGCATCAGGATATCTTCAATCCCGGGATGATGAGGATTGGCTGCAGATCGGAGCAGATGAATCAGGGCTGTATCAATTCAATATCAATCCATCTTCAAGCGAACGTCCGCTGGTGGAAATTTATCAACTTGTTCAGCCCCATGAAGATGAAGAAGATGCAGCGCCTTATTTACAGCTGGTTGGGGAGAATGTCCGTCGGGGCTGGTCCAATGCAGAAGTTTCCCCAGTTTTATATACAGTGCTTGAACAAGGAAAACAATACTTTGTCAAAATCACATTTGACTATATCTCAGGTTCCCTGCCATTTGACGGGTATTCCATCACATCAAAGAAGGCTGCCGGTAATGTATTGGACCGATATGAATCAAATGACGAATTTCAGGATGCCAAGAACCTTCCAGGTGCTTCATTTACAGCAAACTTTGCAAAAGCCAATGATCAGGACATGTATTATTATACCGCTCAGAAAGAAGCCATCATGGGTGTGACGATTGATAGGGGAACAGCAGTGAAAAGCTTGAAGGACAAATTTCCTTCCGACTTGTTCGCTCCATTTTATGGGGTGGCAGCTGTGCTCGAGGATGTCAACAACAACCATAAGCTTGATGAAGAAGAAAACCAAACGGTCCAAGTCGTCGATCATATTACGGCGGAAGGCTTTACGTACGGCTCCGTAAAAGTGGAGAAAGGAAAGCATTATTTTGTTGTCGTATCGGGCTACCTTGACAGTGATCTGCCATTCACACTCACGCCGTATAAGTTTCATTTCAGTCCGGTAAATGAAAAGGATGAAGATAAAGGGGCTGTCATTAAAAATAATTCGTCAAACAAACCACTGAAATTAAACAAAGTAACGAGCAGATTATACACGAAGGCAGGCTATTTAAACAGCGGCGTCCCGTATGGTGACGAGGATTGGTACGGGATAGCGGTTCCGAAGAAATCCAATGTGAAAATCCGTCTAATAACCGGCATGGAGGTGGACGGTACGATTTCCATCTATCAGAATGGCAAACTGATAAAAGAAGCGGATTATTACCCATCAGGCGATGATGAAATCATATCGCTTCCACTGAATAAAGGAAGCTACCAAATCAAAGTCCGGGATGCAGCTGGGAACTCCTCGATCGATCCGTATTTGCTGAAGGTTTATTTTGGCAAGTAA
- a CDS encoding S-layer homology domain-containing protein — translation MKKAVFTVIAFLLVVSTYLPSAVSAKTALGEELQAVIDMGIMQGNENGDYMPKKNVTRGEFATFISRALKLPAGTGSFKDVASGSKLAPGIYAASKAGIVTGYTDGRFGPNDTISREQMAVMIGRALNYKNVEQTTEPISFSDSSQLPSSVKKAVMVNVHYKIINGIPNSDGTFRFEPKSNATREQAAAVIYRMLNAVSGQYQLATVQNGELKLTGKSYKTFTDAKIAMNDASDVMLVNGQVFKVTSGIAVPTGMAIVYSEDMKSQITYVTDQAELKYVDADENKVKIEIAGKTGYVKHDSVKLVPSQMKKDESYYEVSGGQLYHHFYKPLSGAKDTAIVGKAPSFMASGAKYYSQDGYTYMDASGTVAGKGYQYFDVLPLRTATNYTAEELNQYVSQVKPDSPLANLGEEFKKAEQKYRVNALFMLSHAIIESDYGTSRIAVDKHNIFGIGAHDENPYEHASYYDSFEDCIDQYASMINADYINPTSTYALGAILGNKARGLNVQYSGDVYWGEKIAGVMYSIDAALGKKDFGQYQVAESVTDFINVRKSPNTELAAQFTYHYRGAPFVILDEIQESDGIWYKTLSDSIDYTTAYIRSDNTKLLPIIK, via the coding sequence ATGAAAAAAGCTGTATTTACAGTCATTGCGTTTCTTCTCGTGGTAAGTACATACCTACCTTCAGCTGTTTCTGCCAAAACGGCTTTAGGAGAAGAATTGCAGGCTGTCATTGACATGGGAATTATGCAAGGGAATGAGAACGGGGACTATATGCCAAAGAAGAATGTAACAAGGGGAGAGTTTGCGACCTTTATCTCCCGGGCTTTAAAACTTCCTGCGGGTACAGGTTCCTTTAAGGACGTGGCAAGTGGATCGAAGCTCGCTCCAGGAATTTATGCGGCAAGCAAAGCCGGGATCGTAACGGGGTATACAGATGGAAGGTTCGGTCCGAACGATACGATCAGCCGAGAGCAAATGGCTGTCATGATCGGTCGGGCGCTTAACTATAAAAACGTTGAACAGACTACCGAGCCAATTTCATTTTCTGACAGTAGCCAACTCCCATCATCCGTTAAAAAAGCTGTGATGGTCAATGTTCACTATAAAATCATCAATGGAATTCCGAACAGTGATGGGACATTCCGCTTTGAACCCAAAAGCAATGCGACACGGGAACAGGCAGCGGCAGTCATTTATCGCATGCTTAACGCTGTTTCTGGCCAATATCAGCTAGCCACAGTACAAAATGGTGAACTTAAATTGACAGGCAAATCGTATAAAACATTTACGGATGCGAAAATTGCAATGAATGATGCTTCTGACGTGATGCTGGTCAATGGCCAAGTCTTTAAGGTGACCTCTGGTATTGCCGTGCCGACCGGAATGGCCATTGTTTATAGCGAGGATATGAAATCGCAGATCACATACGTCACAGACCAGGCTGAACTTAAATACGTGGATGCAGATGAAAATAAGGTGAAAATTGAAATTGCAGGGAAAACGGGCTATGTAAAGCATGATTCAGTTAAGCTGGTTCCTTCACAGATGAAGAAGGACGAATCTTATTATGAAGTAAGCGGCGGGCAGCTGTATCATCACTTTTACAAACCGCTGAGCGGAGCAAAAGATACAGCGATTGTCGGGAAGGCACCAAGCTTCATGGCGTCTGGTGCCAAATATTATAGCCAAGATGGATACACCTACATGGACGCCTCAGGCACAGTAGCAGGAAAAGGCTATCAGTATTTTGATGTATTGCCATTGAGGACGGCAACGAATTACACAGCTGAAGAACTCAATCAATATGTTTCCCAAGTCAAACCGGACAGCCCATTAGCCAATCTTGGCGAGGAATTTAAGAAAGCGGAACAAAAATACAGGGTGAATGCTCTTTTCATGCTTTCCCATGCAATCATCGAAAGTGACTATGGAACAAGCAGGATCGCAGTGGATAAACATAATATCTTTGGCATCGGTGCCCATGATGAAAATCCATATGAGCATGCTTCTTATTATGATTCTTTCGAAGATTGCATCGATCAATATGCCTCCATGATCAACGCTGATTACATCAACCCAACCAGTACGTATGCTTTGGGAGCGATATTGGGCAATAAGGCAAGGGGGCTTAATGTCCAATATTCGGGGGATGTTTATTGGGGAGAAAAAATTGCCGGTGTCATGTACAGTATCGATGCAGCATTAGGCAAAAAAGATTTTGGTCAATACCAAGTGGCGGAATCCGTCACAGATTTTATCAATGTAAGAAAATCGCCAAATACAGAATTGGCTGCCCAGTTCACCTATCATTATAGAGGGGCGCCGTTCGTCATTTTAGATGAAATCCAAGAAAGTGACGGCATTTGGTACAAAACGTTATCCGATTCAATCGATTATACGACTGCCTATATTCGAAGCGATAATACAAAACTATTGCCGATCATTAAATGA
- the murJ gene encoding murein biosynthesis integral membrane protein MurJ translates to MSSLKKTAIWITLLALVLKLSGFLRESIMTKQFGATHYTDGYLLAFTFITLVVAMIQIGFNNVFLPLYKKNLLANPDRAEQNANGILNFTALLFLTVSLVGALFVPYFVPFIYGHMHPTTEAVAVKTTRIFFIFLTLIAITGILDSYLQAKRSFVPSQISKLMATFMAAIFALLFSNVWGIYSLAYGFILGTFLGVVVQFYYLLKTDYVWKPTLSIDKDFRKSFIVLIIPALLNSVVGQVNMFVDKIFSSSSIGGAVTYLNNASLIVSIPNAIYATTIAAIIFTLLSEQIEHKKKFQDTFFMGMEISFVTLAPIAAGLWIVGDSAIAFIYQHGHFTASDTNNTYVALLNYLPLIVTQGLQFIVSKSMYARGKTAVVLRISLTTIILNVILDYLLFHRLGYPGLALGSSIVSVYFLVVSAIVVYKDFDKGESNRLWSLIIRVMIPTLIMAVPLYFLKVLTPIGGMYSLFQLLILVPIGVILYTVSLRIIYREGFNRLLGILKKKKNAA, encoded by the coding sequence ATGTCGAGCTTAAAGAAAACGGCCATTTGGATTACCTTGCTCGCCCTAGTCTTGAAGCTTTCCGGTTTCTTGCGCGAAAGCATCATGACGAAGCAGTTCGGCGCAACCCACTATACGGATGGATATTTATTGGCCTTTACTTTCATTACTTTGGTCGTTGCCATGATACAAATTGGCTTTAATAATGTCTTTTTGCCGCTGTACAAGAAAAATCTACTTGCAAATCCCGATCGCGCGGAACAGAATGCCAACGGGATCTTGAACTTCACCGCGCTGCTATTCTTGACTGTTTCTTTAGTGGGTGCACTCTTCGTCCCCTATTTTGTCCCGTTCATCTATGGACATATGCATCCGACTACAGAAGCTGTCGCAGTCAAAACGACAAGAATTTTCTTTATTTTCTTGACGTTGATTGCGATTACCGGCATCTTGGATTCATATCTCCAAGCCAAGAGAAGCTTTGTTCCATCGCAGATTTCCAAGCTGATGGCCACCTTCATGGCCGCCATCTTCGCTTTGCTATTTTCGAATGTATGGGGAATTTACAGTTTGGCTTACGGGTTTATCCTCGGTACGTTTTTGGGGGTCGTGGTCCAATTCTATTATTTGCTCAAGACCGATTATGTGTGGAAACCGACCCTTTCAATCGATAAAGATTTCCGTAAATCATTCATCGTGTTGATCATCCCGGCCCTATTGAATTCTGTTGTCGGCCAAGTAAACATGTTTGTGGATAAAATCTTCTCCTCGAGCAGCATCGGAGGGGCCGTTACGTATTTAAACAATGCATCATTGATTGTCAGCATTCCGAACGCGATTTATGCGACAACGATTGCCGCCATCATTTTCACCTTATTATCAGAGCAAATCGAGCATAAAAAGAAGTTCCAGGATACATTTTTCATGGGAATGGAAATATCCTTCGTCACATTGGCTCCGATCGCAGCCGGGTTGTGGATTGTCGGAGATTCAGCGATTGCATTCATTTATCAGCATGGACACTTCACGGCATCCGATACGAACAATACGTACGTCGCCCTGCTCAACTATCTGCCATTGATTGTGACCCAGGGGCTGCAGTTCATCGTGTCCAAGTCGATGTATGCCAGGGGAAAAACGGCGGTTGTCCTGCGCATCAGCTTGACGACCATCATATTGAACGTAATCTTGGATTATCTATTATTCCATCGATTGGGCTACCCCGGACTTGCACTCGGAAGCTCCATCGTATCGGTTTACTTCCTGGTCGTATCAGCCATCGTCGTTTATAAAGACTTTGACAAAGGTGAATCAAACCGTTTATGGTCGTTGATCATCCGTGTCATGATCCCGACGCTGATCATGGCTGTGCCGCTCTATTTCCTAAAGGTACTGACACCGATCGGCGGAATGTACTCCCTATTCCAGCTGCTGATTTTGGTGCCGATCGGAGTGATCCTTTATACCGTCTCCCTTCGCATCATCTACCGCGAAGGCTTCAACCGCCTCCTCGGCATCTTGAAAAAGAAAAAAAACGCAGCCTAA
- a CDS encoding C40 family peptidase encodes MKKIIKLLIPALLLLLLPFHNAEAASGSDIVDYSKKYIGVPYVFGGTSPHGFDCSGFLYYTYSHFGITLPRMSSDQATVGEKVAKANLQPGDLVFFADTYKAGVSHSGIYIGNNQFISATSSSGVKIDSLSNVYWGPRFVYGKRLSQISNGLFTDLPTDHPAYEAIKVLNSKNIINGFANDEFRPNNPVTRGQASAIVNRILKLKADDLHSFPDVATGSTFAADIAAIKETGIIQGFPDGTFRPGAYLSRAQMAVILDRAFKTEEKTGVTQASNVYQDVAPSSWAYDAIVSLYYLDKTTMYKTDNFRGASNATRADFSAAVYNSKF; translated from the coding sequence ATGAAGAAGATAATCAAACTATTAATCCCAGCTTTATTACTGCTCTTGCTTCCATTTCATAATGCTGAAGCAGCATCAGGATCCGACATCGTAGATTATTCAAAGAAATACATAGGCGTACCATATGTTTTCGGTGGAACCAGCCCGCATGGGTTCGATTGTTCAGGATTTTTGTACTATACATACAGCCATTTCGGCATTACGCTGCCAAGGATGTCAAGCGATCAAGCGACGGTCGGTGAAAAGGTAGCGAAGGCAAATCTTCAACCTGGTGATCTTGTCTTTTTCGCAGATACATATAAAGCAGGAGTTTCACACTCTGGTATATACATAGGCAACAATCAATTTATCAGTGCAACATCAAGCAGCGGGGTTAAGATCGACTCACTAAGCAATGTGTACTGGGGACCACGATTTGTATACGGAAAGCGTCTTTCTCAAATCTCAAATGGCTTGTTCACAGATTTGCCGACAGACCATCCAGCATACGAAGCAATCAAAGTATTGAATAGCAAAAACATCATCAACGGTTTTGCAAATGATGAATTCAGACCTAATAATCCGGTGACACGCGGACAAGCTTCAGCCATCGTAAATCGAATCTTAAAGCTGAAAGCGGACGACCTTCACTCATTCCCTGATGTGGCAACTGGCTCGACATTTGCCGCTGACATCGCAGCGATTAAAGAAACAGGAATCATTCAAGGATTCCCGGACGGAACTTTCAGACCTGGTGCATATCTTTCCAGAGCCCAAATGGCGGTGATTCTGGACCGTGCCTTCAAGACGGAAGAGAAAACAGGTGTTACACAGGCAAGTAATGTCTACCAGGATGTGGCGCCAAGCAGCTGGGCATACGACGCCATCGTATCCCTATACTACCTGGATAAAACAACGATGTACAAAACAGATAATTTCCGTGGTGCATCAAATGCGACAAGGGCTGACTTCTCAGCAGCAGTCTACAATTCAAAATTTTAA
- a CDS encoding S-layer homology domain-containing protein, translated as MKKPFLLIMAALLVIMGGFQGKSAYAASDDITGITLEKEMRDMIAQGVIQGYSEGVYKPKNDVTRGEFATFISRALKLPDANSLTNFPDVAPDSKLAAGINSAAAAGLITGYGDKTFRPNDKITREQMANMIAGAMDYLALDQTPAALNFADLNEFPSSISRASVMVCVGSEIINGIQNSDGSFSFQPKKYAQRDQAAAMLSRMLNVAKQQEEEEQPPTDTYSFKIATIDNGELKYSSRTYASMDSAASAITSPNTQVVTQGTGENNIVKMKSGIAVAKATTDSATTILYDENLSKQLTYVVPQTEMKYLDADGEKVKVQVADTIGYVKQTAVTLIPDAMKKGQSYYTAENGSLVHHIYTPSADKYVSYIFGKAPAFMTPGVNYYSWDGHIFLNANGTKAGEAYQYFNYLPIRTTTTYTADQLNQYVDSVKADSPLKTQGAAFKKAEEMYHINALFLLANAIHESNFGLSSIAQDKFNLFGIRAYDGDAYNSAQTFKSFEECILYQAERLSSKYVNPNGGYDNGAVSGNKSVGLNVKYASDPYWGQKIAGYMYRADNYLKNQDPKYKLGLTNTGGLNVRQQPNTSLPAEFTYAKSGAPVVMMEESKQSDGTWIKTISDLKDYTDAYIYGEFVDEIPVAK; from the coding sequence ATGAAAAAACCATTTTTATTAATTATGGCAGCGCTGCTTGTCATAATGGGCGGTTTTCAAGGCAAGTCGGCTTATGCCGCTTCCGATGATATTACTGGCATTACGCTTGAAAAAGAGATGCGTGATATGATCGCCCAAGGCGTCATTCAAGGTTACAGTGAAGGTGTTTATAAACCAAAGAATGATGTGACAAGGGGAGAGTTTGCTACTTTTATATCCCGAGCACTTAAGCTTCCGGATGCCAATTCATTGACGAACTTCCCGGATGTTGCACCAGATTCCAAGCTTGCCGCAGGAATCAATAGTGCTGCAGCGGCTGGGCTTATAACAGGATATGGGGACAAGACATTCAGGCCTAATGATAAAATTACGCGTGAACAGATGGCGAACATGATTGCAGGTGCGATGGACTATTTAGCGCTTGATCAAACACCGGCAGCATTAAACTTCGCCGATTTAAATGAGTTCCCTTCATCCATTTCCAGGGCTTCCGTTATGGTATGTGTGGGGAGTGAAATCATCAACGGTATTCAGAATTCTGATGGTTCGTTCAGCTTCCAGCCTAAGAAATATGCACAGCGCGACCAGGCAGCCGCGATGCTATCCAGGATGTTGAATGTTGCGAAACAGCAGGAGGAAGAAGAACAGCCGCCAACTGATACATACAGCTTTAAAATCGCAACGATTGATAACGGTGAATTAAAATACAGCAGCAGGACATATGCAAGCATGGATTCTGCAGCTTCAGCAATTACATCACCAAACACTCAAGTGGTAACTCAGGGTACAGGTGAAAATAATATTGTCAAAATGAAGTCGGGGATTGCTGTGGCGAAGGCGACAACCGACAGTGCCACGACCATCCTTTATGATGAAAACTTGAGCAAACAATTGACGTATGTCGTTCCTCAAACCGAAATGAAATATTTGGATGCGGACGGAGAAAAAGTAAAAGTGCAGGTTGCGGATACTATCGGTTATGTGAAACAGACGGCTGTTACTTTGATTCCAGATGCAATGAAAAAAGGACAGTCGTATTACACAGCCGAAAATGGCAGCCTGGTGCATCATATTTATACACCGAGCGCTGACAAATACGTTTCCTATATTTTCGGTAAAGCTCCTGCATTCATGACACCGGGAGTGAATTATTACAGCTGGGACGGTCATATTTTCCTGAATGCCAATGGGACGAAGGCCGGTGAAGCGTATCAATACTTTAACTACCTTCCAATACGTACGACGACCACGTATACAGCGGACCAGTTGAATCAATATGTAGACTCTGTAAAAGCAGACAGTCCGTTGAAAACACAAGGGGCTGCCTTTAAAAAAGCAGAAGAAATGTATCACATCAATGCGCTGTTTTTACTAGCGAATGCCATTCATGAAAGCAACTTCGGTTTGAGCAGCATTGCGCAGGATAAATTCAATCTGTTTGGCATCAGGGCATATGACGGCGATGCCTACAACAGTGCTCAAACATTTAAATCTTTTGAAGAGTGCATTCTCTATCAAGCTGAAAGACTATCAAGCAAATATGTCAATCCAAATGGCGGCTATGATAACGGAGCCGTTTCCGGAAATAAATCAGTTGGACTGAATGTGAAATACGCATCCGATCCATACTGGGGTCAAAAGATTGCTGGATACATGTATCGAGCAGATAATTATCTAAAGAATCAGGACCCTAAATACAAACTTGGCTTGACCAATACTGGCGGTCTGAATGTTCGACAACAGCCGAATACATCCTTGCCGGCAGAATTCACGTATGCTAAATCAGGTGCGCCAGTCGTCATGATGGAAGAATCCAAGCAGTCCGATGGCACTTGGATCAAAACGATTTCTGATTTGAAGGATTACACCGATGCATACATTTATGGAGAATTTGTCGACGAAATTCCAGTAGCAAAATAA
- a CDS encoding glycosyltransferase family 4 protein: MKVLIATAYDYPHAGGLSTHVTTLKAGLESLGHEVDVLSFSNVPPTLRKVYAQGPSFLLNKVKKGKGIVWSHNVRKKMLKALIEKNRHKQYDIINAQDPFTALAAIETGIPTVATVHGYMTFESISKGSMDEGSQEANYMKEIERKAYKGARKIITVDQRLKDYVKDESGIEATAIRNFIDIHNFKPDKDKKAEFRQKHQVSQDDEVLFVPRRLTKKNGVIYPAMAMSRILEKHPNAHLIYAGSGEAMNEIKRIVEENKLQKNVTLLGAIPHDQIKEYYALSDIVLVPSVHSAGVEEATSISALEAMGSGSPLVACAVGGLKEIVNHEEDGLLVEEKNVEELAEAVIELLDDPAKGERFADRARTKIEEEYSHIAAAQKYESIYKSALK, encoded by the coding sequence ATGAAAGTATTAATAGCAACGGCCTATGACTACCCTCATGCCGGCGGTTTGTCGACGCACGTAACAACCTTAAAAGCAGGGCTTGAATCATTGGGCCATGAAGTGGATGTCCTTTCATTTTCAAATGTGCCTCCAACACTTCGAAAAGTTTATGCACAGGGCCCCAGCTTCCTTTTGAATAAAGTGAAAAAAGGAAAGGGAATCGTCTGGTCACATAATGTGCGTAAAAAAATGTTGAAAGCCTTGATCGAAAAGAACCGTCATAAACAGTACGATATCATCAACGCCCAGGATCCTTTCACGGCACTTGCCGCTATTGAAACAGGAATCCCGACCGTCGCTACCGTACATGGCTATATGACATTTGAATCGATCAGCAAAGGCTCCATGGATGAAGGAAGCCAGGAAGCCAATTATATGAAGGAAATTGAACGGAAGGCTTATAAAGGTGCACGTAAGATCATCACCGTCGACCAACGCCTGAAGGATTATGTGAAAGATGAATCCGGGATCGAAGCAACCGCAATCCGGAACTTCATCGACATCCATAACTTCAAGCCTGATAAAGATAAAAAAGCGGAATTCCGCCAAAAGCATCAAGTCTCTCAGGACGACGAAGTATTATTTGTCCCTAGACGATTGACAAAAAAGAACGGCGTCATCTATCCGGCCATGGCTATGTCGAGGATTCTTGAAAAGCATCCGAATGCGCATTTGATTTATGCCGGCAGCGGAGAAGCGATGAATGAAATTAAAAGAATCGTGGAAGAAAACAAGCTGCAGAAAAACGTGACATTGCTTGGTGCGATCCCTCACGACCAAATCAAAGAATATTACGCACTGTCCGATATTGTGTTGGTGCCAAGCGTCCATTCTGCAGGGGTCGAGGAAGCGACATCGATTTCGGCTCTTGAAGCAATGGGCTCAGGCTCGCCGTTGGTTGCATGTGCCGTCGGTGGGCTGAAGGAAATCGTCAACCATGAAGAAGATGGTCTGCTGGTGGAAGAAAAGAATGTAGAGGAATTGGCGGAAGCCGTCATTGAGCTTCTTGACGATCCGGCCAAGGGTGAACGCTTCGCAGATCGTGCCCGCACGAAGATCGAAGAAGAATATTCGCACATTGCCGCTGCACAAAAATATGAATCCATTTATAAAAGTGCATTAAAATAA